One genomic segment of Tubulanus polymorphus chromosome 4, tnTubPoly1.2, whole genome shotgun sequence includes these proteins:
- the LOC141904773 gene encoding prominin-1-A-like isoform X4: MKVFYRSSCSSSRRTILSPLVFIVFLLLCCWTVESSSSTGDDGKDKEENKEKQQSGAISSYKETPLEEGMEYYYFLVNGFLGVVQPKNEIINFTKISNIPVTNITLNTVKEFSFWKPYLLLYVGYLVCFIFGILFVVLMPIIGFCFCCCRCCGKCGGRTDLQDPKNAKCKRGFLGFFFFLFTMLMLAATVCAFLTNDLLRQQTSKGDQNFIHHLNTSINGLEDYLDRTGSEIETMIAGEFDKKATQLINTLEDFGMNVQDEMGRNISVTSALEQATSLANSVATVTTSLTTIKDSKIKDEVNTLKSNLSTIKTDVENAVTGCSTPSCESVKTELTKLDTIGIDTTQFPNVNSFYNKIKSVNDADIKQYITEAQTSFDRISKKINQTIQDQINTAKTKVDEAKLKISDEMAKLKKQISGYKTQMEAPRQMLSDAQGDVETYGNYRTYACIGIACILGVIVFFNLFGLLYGACGERPYEDAGCCNKGIGANMLMAAVGFTFIFGWILMLFTSILFIVGGMMHTEICRHMAPPDFTGIQQLEDQFGYLLKENLKISFDISQSIQNCRENQAIYRALDLKQFVDVKQVIDSNIQTIYAEIDRVVNETESNVDVSGIDVIPAQLQTQLDDLINAETEYNRISGKIDTSLTEFNKNLLTIDIASFTNTLEQLKAENPAGISMGDLDNAITGLKAINLTPIEQEIEQLKTALQDIKDSNLWTHANNLKTTLTEANAEINTNFKNILKEGASKAGTSTKNIVTSYVNNVLTSINDTIGRCLPLYNTLKEVSEVVCQRILHPLNGFWFSLGWFLFISIFSVICGIKLVGLYRKTEKYIEKGEEYQIDDNYQGIYPGDNIPLEKLPLVVYRR, translated from the exons ATGAAGGTGTTTTATCGTAGCTCCTGCTCCTCCTCACGACGGACTATACTGTCTCCTCTTGTATTCATAGTGTTTTTATTGCTATGTTGTTGGACAGTCGAATCCTCCTCATCCACCGGCGATGATGGTAAGGATAAGGAGGAAAATAAAGAGAAGCAACAATCAGGCGCAATTTCATCTTACAAGGAAACGCCGTTAGAAGAAGGAATGGAGTATTATTACTTTTTAGTAAATGGATTTCTAGGGGTTGTTCAACCGAAAAATGAGATcattaattttacaaaaa tttcTAATATACCAGTAACAAATATAACACTCAACACAGTGAAGGAGTTCAGTTTTTGGAAACCg tatttgttgcTGTATGTTGGTTATTTGGTCTGTTTTATATTCGGTATATTATTCGTCGTTCTGATGCCGATTATTGGATTTTGTTTCTGTTGCTGTCGTTGTTGTGGTAAATGCGGTGGAAGAACGGATTTACAAGATCCAAAAAATGCGAAATGTAAACGAGGATTTTTGggcttctttttcttcttgttCACGATGTTAATGCT GGCTGCTACAGTCTGCGCATTCCTCACTAATGACCTTCTACGACAACAAACATCAAAAGGCGatcaaaatttcattcatcatcTGAACACAAGTATTAATGGATTAGAGGATTATTTAGATCGTACCGGTTCC GAAATAGAAACGATGATAGCCGGAGAATTTGACAAAAAAGCAACTCAACTGATTAACACTTTGGAag ATTTTGGGATGAACGTGCAAGATGAAATGGGTCGTAATATTAGCGTTACATCTGCCTTGGAACAAGCAACTTCACTAGCAAATA GTGTCGCCACTGTCACTACCAGTTTAACTACAATCAAAGACTCAAAAATAAAGGATGAAGTGAAtactttaaaatcaaatctcaGTACAATAAAAACAGATGTTGAGAATGCGGTGACAGGCTGTAGTACACCGAGTTGTGAAAGCGTTAAAACTGAGCTAACTAAATTAGATACAATAGGTATTGATACTACTCAG ttcccAAATGTTAATAGTTTTTACAACAAGATAAAATCCGTTAATGACGCAGATATTAAGCAGTATATTACAGAG GCTCAAACAAGTTTCGATAGAATATCAAAGAAGATCAATCAAACCATTCAAGATCAAATAAACA CTGCGAAAACTAAAGTAGATGAAGCTAAACTGAAAATTTCTGATGAAATGGCGAAACTTAAGAAGCAGATTAGTGGT TACAAAACCCAAATGGAAGCTCCACGTCAAATGTTATCAGATGCTCAGGGAGATGTTGAGACATATGGAAACTATCG TACGTACGCGTGTATAGGTATAGCGTGTATATTAGGAGtgattgtatttttcaatCTATTTGGATTATTATACGGAGCGTGTGGTGAAAGACCGTATGAAGACGCTGGATGCTGTAATAAAGGAATTGGTGCTAACATGCTCATGGC TGCTGTTGGTTTCACGTTTATATTTGGTTGGATTTTGATGTTATTCACGTCAATATTGTTTATTGTTGGAGGTATGATGCATACTGAAATATGCAGACATATGGCTCCTCCAGATTTTACTGGTATTCAG CAACTTGAAGATCAATTCGGTTATTTACTGAAAGAAAATTTGAAGATTTCTTTTGATATCAGTCAAAGTATTCA GAATTGTCGAGAGAATCAAGCGATTTACCGAGCGTTAGATTTAAAGCAGTTCGTAGACGTGAAACAAGTCATTGATTCAAAC ATCCAAACAATTTATGCAGAAATTGATCGAGTTGTAAATGAAACTGAGAGTAATGTTGATGTATCCGGTATCGATGTAATCCCTGCACAGCTACAAACACAATTAGATGATCTGATAAATGCAGAGACTGAATACAACAGGATCAGTGGCAAGATTGATACTAGTTTAACAGAG ttCAATAAGAATTTACTCACAattgatatcgcgtcatttaCAAACACATTAGAACAACTGAAAGCTGAAAAT CCCGCTGGTATAAGCATGGGAGACCTTGACAACGCTATAACTGGTCTCAAAGCAATCAATCTGACGCCAATTGAACAAGAAATT GAACAATTAAAAACAGCTCTGCAGGACATAAAAGACAGTAATTTATGG ACTCACGCCAATAATTTAAAGACAACTTTAACTGAAGCGAATGCTGAGATAAatacgaatttcaaaaatattctcaAGGAG GGCGCCAGTAAAGCTGGAACATCAACGAAGAATATAGTAACAAGTTACGTAAACAATGTACTAACATCG ATTAATGATACAATAGGTCGATGTTTACCATTGTATAATACATTGAAGGAGGTTAGTGAGGTCGTGTGTCAGAGAATATTACATCCACTA AATGGATTCTGGTTTTCACTCGGTTGGTTTCTGTTTATATCGATATTCAGTGTGATTTGTGGAATTAAACTCGTCGGTCTTTATCGTAAAACAGAGAAATACATCGAGAAAGGGgaagaatatcaaattga cgaTAATTATCAAGGAATTTATCCCGGAGATAACATACCGCTAGAAAA GCTGCCCCTAGTGGTATATAGAAGATGA
- the LOC141904773 gene encoding prominin-1-A-like isoform X2 has translation MKVFYRSSCSSSRRTILSPLVFIVFLLLCCWTVESSSSTGDDGKDKEENKEKQQSGAISSYKETPLEEGMEYYYFLVNGFLGVVQPKNEIINFTKISNIPVTNITLNTVKEFSFWKPYLLLYVGYLVCFIFGILFVVLMPIIGFCFCCCRCCGKCGGRTDLQDPKNAKCKRGFLGFFFFLFTMLMLAATVCAFLTNDLLRQQTSKGDQNFIHHLNTSINGLEDYLDRTGSEIETMIAGEFDKKATQLINTLEDFGMNVQDEMGRNISVTSALEQATSLANSVATVTTSLTTIKDSKIKDEVNTLKSNLSTIKTDVENAVTGCSTPSCESVKTELTKLDTIGIDTTQFPNVNSFYNKIKSVNDADIKQYITEAQTSFDRISKKINQTIQDQINTAKTKVDEAKLKISDEMAKLKKQISGYKTQMEAPRQMLSDAQGDVETYGNYRTYACIGIACILGVIVFFNLFGLLYGACGERPYEDAGCCNKGIGANMLMAAVGFTFIFGWILMLFTSILFIVGGMMHTEICRHMAPPDFTGIQQLEDQFGYLLKENLKISFDISQSIQNCRENQAIYRALDLKQFVDVKQVIDSNIQTIYAEIDRVVNETESNVDVSGIDVIPAQLQTQLDDLINAETEYNRISGKIDTSLTEFNKNLLTIDIASFTNTLEQLKAENPAGISMGDLDNAITGLKAINLTPIEQEIEQLKTALQDIKDSNLWTHANNLKTTLTEANAEINTNFKNILKEGASKAGTSTKNIVTSYVNNVLTSINDTIGRCLPLYNTLKEVSEVVCQRILHPLNGFWFSLGWFLFISIFSVICGIKLVGLYRKTEKYIEKGEEYQIDDNYQGIYPGDNIPLEKVTSTRAGCYHLYNR, from the exons ATGAAGGTGTTTTATCGTAGCTCCTGCTCCTCCTCACGACGGACTATACTGTCTCCTCTTGTATTCATAGTGTTTTTATTGCTATGTTGTTGGACAGTCGAATCCTCCTCATCCACCGGCGATGATGGTAAGGATAAGGAGGAAAATAAAGAGAAGCAACAATCAGGCGCAATTTCATCTTACAAGGAAACGCCGTTAGAAGAAGGAATGGAGTATTATTACTTTTTAGTAAATGGATTTCTAGGGGTTGTTCAACCGAAAAATGAGATcattaattttacaaaaa tttcTAATATACCAGTAACAAATATAACACTCAACACAGTGAAGGAGTTCAGTTTTTGGAAACCg tatttgttgcTGTATGTTGGTTATTTGGTCTGTTTTATATTCGGTATATTATTCGTCGTTCTGATGCCGATTATTGGATTTTGTTTCTGTTGCTGTCGTTGTTGTGGTAAATGCGGTGGAAGAACGGATTTACAAGATCCAAAAAATGCGAAATGTAAACGAGGATTTTTGggcttctttttcttcttgttCACGATGTTAATGCT GGCTGCTACAGTCTGCGCATTCCTCACTAATGACCTTCTACGACAACAAACATCAAAAGGCGatcaaaatttcattcatcatcTGAACACAAGTATTAATGGATTAGAGGATTATTTAGATCGTACCGGTTCC GAAATAGAAACGATGATAGCCGGAGAATTTGACAAAAAAGCAACTCAACTGATTAACACTTTGGAag ATTTTGGGATGAACGTGCAAGATGAAATGGGTCGTAATATTAGCGTTACATCTGCCTTGGAACAAGCAACTTCACTAGCAAATA GTGTCGCCACTGTCACTACCAGTTTAACTACAATCAAAGACTCAAAAATAAAGGATGAAGTGAAtactttaaaatcaaatctcaGTACAATAAAAACAGATGTTGAGAATGCGGTGACAGGCTGTAGTACACCGAGTTGTGAAAGCGTTAAAACTGAGCTAACTAAATTAGATACAATAGGTATTGATACTACTCAG ttcccAAATGTTAATAGTTTTTACAACAAGATAAAATCCGTTAATGACGCAGATATTAAGCAGTATATTACAGAG GCTCAAACAAGTTTCGATAGAATATCAAAGAAGATCAATCAAACCATTCAAGATCAAATAAACA CTGCGAAAACTAAAGTAGATGAAGCTAAACTGAAAATTTCTGATGAAATGGCGAAACTTAAGAAGCAGATTAGTGGT TACAAAACCCAAATGGAAGCTCCACGTCAAATGTTATCAGATGCTCAGGGAGATGTTGAGACATATGGAAACTATCG TACGTACGCGTGTATAGGTATAGCGTGTATATTAGGAGtgattgtatttttcaatCTATTTGGATTATTATACGGAGCGTGTGGTGAAAGACCGTATGAAGACGCTGGATGCTGTAATAAAGGAATTGGTGCTAACATGCTCATGGC TGCTGTTGGTTTCACGTTTATATTTGGTTGGATTTTGATGTTATTCACGTCAATATTGTTTATTGTTGGAGGTATGATGCATACTGAAATATGCAGACATATGGCTCCTCCAGATTTTACTGGTATTCAG CAACTTGAAGATCAATTCGGTTATTTACTGAAAGAAAATTTGAAGATTTCTTTTGATATCAGTCAAAGTATTCA GAATTGTCGAGAGAATCAAGCGATTTACCGAGCGTTAGATTTAAAGCAGTTCGTAGACGTGAAACAAGTCATTGATTCAAAC ATCCAAACAATTTATGCAGAAATTGATCGAGTTGTAAATGAAACTGAGAGTAATGTTGATGTATCCGGTATCGATGTAATCCCTGCACAGCTACAAACACAATTAGATGATCTGATAAATGCAGAGACTGAATACAACAGGATCAGTGGCAAGATTGATACTAGTTTAACAGAG ttCAATAAGAATTTACTCACAattgatatcgcgtcatttaCAAACACATTAGAACAACTGAAAGCTGAAAAT CCCGCTGGTATAAGCATGGGAGACCTTGACAACGCTATAACTGGTCTCAAAGCAATCAATCTGACGCCAATTGAACAAGAAATT GAACAATTAAAAACAGCTCTGCAGGACATAAAAGACAGTAATTTATGG ACTCACGCCAATAATTTAAAGACAACTTTAACTGAAGCGAATGCTGAGATAAatacgaatttcaaaaatattctcaAGGAG GGCGCCAGTAAAGCTGGAACATCAACGAAGAATATAGTAACAAGTTACGTAAACAATGTACTAACATCG ATTAATGATACAATAGGTCGATGTTTACCATTGTATAATACATTGAAGGAGGTTAGTGAGGTCGTGTGTCAGAGAATATTACATCCACTA AATGGATTCTGGTTTTCACTCGGTTGGTTTCTGTTTATATCGATATTCAGTGTGATTTGTGGAATTAAACTCGTCGGTCTTTATCGTAAAACAGAGAAATACATCGAGAAAGGGgaagaatatcaaattga cgaTAATTATCAAGGAATTTATCCCGGAGATAACATACCGCTAGAAAA AGTAACATCAACTCGTGCTGGTTGTTACCATTTATACAATCGATAG
- the LOC141904773 gene encoding prominin-1-A-like isoform X1: MKVFYRSSCSSSRRTILSPLVFIVFLLLCCWTVESSSSTGDDGKDKEENKEKQQSGAISSYKETPLEEGMEYYYFLVNGFLGVVQPKNEIINFTKISNIPVTNITLNTVKEFSFWKPYLLLYVGYLVCFIFGILFVVLMPIIGFCFCCCRCCGKCGGRTDLQDPKNAKCKRGFLGFFFFLFTMLMLAATVCAFLTNDLLRQQTSKGDQNFIHHLNTSINGLEDYLDRTGSEIETMIAGEFDKKATQLINTLEDFGMNVQDEMGRNISVTSALEQATSLANSVATVTTSLTTIKDSKIKDEVNTLKSNLSTIKTDVENAVTGCSTPSCESVKTELTKLDTIGIDTTQFPNVNSFYNKIKSVNDADIKQYITEAQTSFDRISKKINQTIQDQINTAKTKVDEAKLKISDEMAKLKKQISGYKTQMEAPRQMLSDAQGDVETYGNYRTYACIGIACILGVIVFFNLFGLLYGACGERPYEDAGCCNKGIGANMLMAAVGFTFIFGWILMLFTSILFIVGGMMHTEICRHMAPPDFTGIQQLEDQFGYLLKENLKISFDISQSIQNCRENQAIYRALDLKQFVDVKQVIDSNIQTIYAEIDRVVNETESNVDVSGIDVIPAQLQTQLDDLINAETEYNRISGKIDTSLTEFNKNLLTIDIASFTNTLEQLKAENPAGISMGDLDNAITGLKAINLTPIEQEIEQLKTALQDIKDSNLWTHANNLKTTLTEANAEINTNFKNILKEGASKAGTSTKNIVTSYVNNVLTSINDTIGRCLPLYNTLKEVSEVVCQRILHPLNGFWFSLGWFLFISIFSVICGIKLVGLYRKTEKYIEKGEEYQIDDNYQGIYPGDNIPLENIPGKQNNHYRNGQGLQNTGYDQGYNRDHSGSSRPPPQYSPPNSHHQNNRMRSPHPYYY; encoded by the exons ATGAAGGTGTTTTATCGTAGCTCCTGCTCCTCCTCACGACGGACTATACTGTCTCCTCTTGTATTCATAGTGTTTTTATTGCTATGTTGTTGGACAGTCGAATCCTCCTCATCCACCGGCGATGATGGTAAGGATAAGGAGGAAAATAAAGAGAAGCAACAATCAGGCGCAATTTCATCTTACAAGGAAACGCCGTTAGAAGAAGGAATGGAGTATTATTACTTTTTAGTAAATGGATTTCTAGGGGTTGTTCAACCGAAAAATGAGATcattaattttacaaaaa tttcTAATATACCAGTAACAAATATAACACTCAACACAGTGAAGGAGTTCAGTTTTTGGAAACCg tatttgttgcTGTATGTTGGTTATTTGGTCTGTTTTATATTCGGTATATTATTCGTCGTTCTGATGCCGATTATTGGATTTTGTTTCTGTTGCTGTCGTTGTTGTGGTAAATGCGGTGGAAGAACGGATTTACAAGATCCAAAAAATGCGAAATGTAAACGAGGATTTTTGggcttctttttcttcttgttCACGATGTTAATGCT GGCTGCTACAGTCTGCGCATTCCTCACTAATGACCTTCTACGACAACAAACATCAAAAGGCGatcaaaatttcattcatcatcTGAACACAAGTATTAATGGATTAGAGGATTATTTAGATCGTACCGGTTCC GAAATAGAAACGATGATAGCCGGAGAATTTGACAAAAAAGCAACTCAACTGATTAACACTTTGGAag ATTTTGGGATGAACGTGCAAGATGAAATGGGTCGTAATATTAGCGTTACATCTGCCTTGGAACAAGCAACTTCACTAGCAAATA GTGTCGCCACTGTCACTACCAGTTTAACTACAATCAAAGACTCAAAAATAAAGGATGAAGTGAAtactttaaaatcaaatctcaGTACAATAAAAACAGATGTTGAGAATGCGGTGACAGGCTGTAGTACACCGAGTTGTGAAAGCGTTAAAACTGAGCTAACTAAATTAGATACAATAGGTATTGATACTACTCAG ttcccAAATGTTAATAGTTTTTACAACAAGATAAAATCCGTTAATGACGCAGATATTAAGCAGTATATTACAGAG GCTCAAACAAGTTTCGATAGAATATCAAAGAAGATCAATCAAACCATTCAAGATCAAATAAACA CTGCGAAAACTAAAGTAGATGAAGCTAAACTGAAAATTTCTGATGAAATGGCGAAACTTAAGAAGCAGATTAGTGGT TACAAAACCCAAATGGAAGCTCCACGTCAAATGTTATCAGATGCTCAGGGAGATGTTGAGACATATGGAAACTATCG TACGTACGCGTGTATAGGTATAGCGTGTATATTAGGAGtgattgtatttttcaatCTATTTGGATTATTATACGGAGCGTGTGGTGAAAGACCGTATGAAGACGCTGGATGCTGTAATAAAGGAATTGGTGCTAACATGCTCATGGC TGCTGTTGGTTTCACGTTTATATTTGGTTGGATTTTGATGTTATTCACGTCAATATTGTTTATTGTTGGAGGTATGATGCATACTGAAATATGCAGACATATGGCTCCTCCAGATTTTACTGGTATTCAG CAACTTGAAGATCAATTCGGTTATTTACTGAAAGAAAATTTGAAGATTTCTTTTGATATCAGTCAAAGTATTCA GAATTGTCGAGAGAATCAAGCGATTTACCGAGCGTTAGATTTAAAGCAGTTCGTAGACGTGAAACAAGTCATTGATTCAAAC ATCCAAACAATTTATGCAGAAATTGATCGAGTTGTAAATGAAACTGAGAGTAATGTTGATGTATCCGGTATCGATGTAATCCCTGCACAGCTACAAACACAATTAGATGATCTGATAAATGCAGAGACTGAATACAACAGGATCAGTGGCAAGATTGATACTAGTTTAACAGAG ttCAATAAGAATTTACTCACAattgatatcgcgtcatttaCAAACACATTAGAACAACTGAAAGCTGAAAAT CCCGCTGGTATAAGCATGGGAGACCTTGACAACGCTATAACTGGTCTCAAAGCAATCAATCTGACGCCAATTGAACAAGAAATT GAACAATTAAAAACAGCTCTGCAGGACATAAAAGACAGTAATTTATGG ACTCACGCCAATAATTTAAAGACAACTTTAACTGAAGCGAATGCTGAGATAAatacgaatttcaaaaatattctcaAGGAG GGCGCCAGTAAAGCTGGAACATCAACGAAGAATATAGTAACAAGTTACGTAAACAATGTACTAACATCG ATTAATGATACAATAGGTCGATGTTTACCATTGTATAATACATTGAAGGAGGTTAGTGAGGTCGTGTGTCAGAGAATATTACATCCACTA AATGGATTCTGGTTTTCACTCGGTTGGTTTCTGTTTATATCGATATTCAGTGTGATTTGTGGAATTAAACTCGTCGGTCTTTATCGTAAAACAGAGAAATACATCGAGAAAGGGgaagaatatcaaattga cgaTAATTATCAAGGAATTTATCCCGGAGATAACATACCGCTAGAAAA caTTCCTGGCAAGCAAAAcaatcattatagaaatggaCAAGGTCTTCAGAATACAGGTTACGATCAGGGTTATAACCGTGATCATTCCGGTTCATCTCGTCCACCACCTCAATATTCTCCGCCCAATTCACATCATCAGAA CAATCGGATGCGATCACCTCATCCTTACTATTACTAG
- the LOC141904773 gene encoding prominin-1-A-like isoform X3: MKVFYRSSCSSSRRTILSPLVFIVFLLLCCWTVESSSSTGDDGKDKEENKEKQQSGAISSYKETPLEEGMEYYYFLVNGFLGVVQPKNEIINFTKISNIPVTNITLNTVKEFSFWKPYLLLYVGYLVCFIFGILFVVLMPIIGFCFCCCRCCGKCGGRTDLQDPKNAKCKRGFLGFFFFLFTMLMLAATVCAFLTNDLLRQQTSKGDQNFIHHLNTSINGLEDYLDRTGSEIETMIAGEFDKKATQLINTLEDFGMNVQDEMGRNISVTSALEQATSLANSVATVTTSLTTIKDSKIKDEVNTLKSNLSTIKTDVENAVTGCSTPSCESVKTELTKLDTIGIDTTQFPNVNSFYNKIKSVNDADIKQYITEAQTSFDRISKKINQTIQDQINTAKTKVDEAKLKISDEMAKLKKQISGYKTQMEAPRQMLSDAQGDVETYGNYRTYACIGIACILGVIVFFNLFGLLYGACGERPYEDAGCCNKGIGANMLMAAVGFTFIFGWILMLFTSILFIVGGMMHTEICRHMAPPDFTGIQQLEDQFGYLLKENLKISFDISQSIQNCRENQAIYRALDLKQFVDVKQVIDSNIQTIYAEIDRVVNETESNVDVSGIDVIPAQLQTQLDDLINAETEYNRISGKIDTSLTEFNKNLLTIDIASFTNTLEQLKAENPAGISMGDLDNAITGLKAINLTPIEQEIEQLKTALQDIKDSNLWTHANNLKTTLTEANAEINTNFKNILKEGASKAGTSTKNIVTSYVNNVLTSINDTIGRCLPLYNTLKEVSEVVCQRILHPLNGFWFSLGWFLFISIFSVICGIKLVGLYRKTEKYIEKGEEYQIDDNYQGIYPGDNIPLENNRMRSPHPYYY, encoded by the exons ATGAAGGTGTTTTATCGTAGCTCCTGCTCCTCCTCACGACGGACTATACTGTCTCCTCTTGTATTCATAGTGTTTTTATTGCTATGTTGTTGGACAGTCGAATCCTCCTCATCCACCGGCGATGATGGTAAGGATAAGGAGGAAAATAAAGAGAAGCAACAATCAGGCGCAATTTCATCTTACAAGGAAACGCCGTTAGAAGAAGGAATGGAGTATTATTACTTTTTAGTAAATGGATTTCTAGGGGTTGTTCAACCGAAAAATGAGATcattaattttacaaaaa tttcTAATATACCAGTAACAAATATAACACTCAACACAGTGAAGGAGTTCAGTTTTTGGAAACCg tatttgttgcTGTATGTTGGTTATTTGGTCTGTTTTATATTCGGTATATTATTCGTCGTTCTGATGCCGATTATTGGATTTTGTTTCTGTTGCTGTCGTTGTTGTGGTAAATGCGGTGGAAGAACGGATTTACAAGATCCAAAAAATGCGAAATGTAAACGAGGATTTTTGggcttctttttcttcttgttCACGATGTTAATGCT GGCTGCTACAGTCTGCGCATTCCTCACTAATGACCTTCTACGACAACAAACATCAAAAGGCGatcaaaatttcattcatcatcTGAACACAAGTATTAATGGATTAGAGGATTATTTAGATCGTACCGGTTCC GAAATAGAAACGATGATAGCCGGAGAATTTGACAAAAAAGCAACTCAACTGATTAACACTTTGGAag ATTTTGGGATGAACGTGCAAGATGAAATGGGTCGTAATATTAGCGTTACATCTGCCTTGGAACAAGCAACTTCACTAGCAAATA GTGTCGCCACTGTCACTACCAGTTTAACTACAATCAAAGACTCAAAAATAAAGGATGAAGTGAAtactttaaaatcaaatctcaGTACAATAAAAACAGATGTTGAGAATGCGGTGACAGGCTGTAGTACACCGAGTTGTGAAAGCGTTAAAACTGAGCTAACTAAATTAGATACAATAGGTATTGATACTACTCAG ttcccAAATGTTAATAGTTTTTACAACAAGATAAAATCCGTTAATGACGCAGATATTAAGCAGTATATTACAGAG GCTCAAACAAGTTTCGATAGAATATCAAAGAAGATCAATCAAACCATTCAAGATCAAATAAACA CTGCGAAAACTAAAGTAGATGAAGCTAAACTGAAAATTTCTGATGAAATGGCGAAACTTAAGAAGCAGATTAGTGGT TACAAAACCCAAATGGAAGCTCCACGTCAAATGTTATCAGATGCTCAGGGAGATGTTGAGACATATGGAAACTATCG TACGTACGCGTGTATAGGTATAGCGTGTATATTAGGAGtgattgtatttttcaatCTATTTGGATTATTATACGGAGCGTGTGGTGAAAGACCGTATGAAGACGCTGGATGCTGTAATAAAGGAATTGGTGCTAACATGCTCATGGC TGCTGTTGGTTTCACGTTTATATTTGGTTGGATTTTGATGTTATTCACGTCAATATTGTTTATTGTTGGAGGTATGATGCATACTGAAATATGCAGACATATGGCTCCTCCAGATTTTACTGGTATTCAG CAACTTGAAGATCAATTCGGTTATTTACTGAAAGAAAATTTGAAGATTTCTTTTGATATCAGTCAAAGTATTCA GAATTGTCGAGAGAATCAAGCGATTTACCGAGCGTTAGATTTAAAGCAGTTCGTAGACGTGAAACAAGTCATTGATTCAAAC ATCCAAACAATTTATGCAGAAATTGATCGAGTTGTAAATGAAACTGAGAGTAATGTTGATGTATCCGGTATCGATGTAATCCCTGCACAGCTACAAACACAATTAGATGATCTGATAAATGCAGAGACTGAATACAACAGGATCAGTGGCAAGATTGATACTAGTTTAACAGAG ttCAATAAGAATTTACTCACAattgatatcgcgtcatttaCAAACACATTAGAACAACTGAAAGCTGAAAAT CCCGCTGGTATAAGCATGGGAGACCTTGACAACGCTATAACTGGTCTCAAAGCAATCAATCTGACGCCAATTGAACAAGAAATT GAACAATTAAAAACAGCTCTGCAGGACATAAAAGACAGTAATTTATGG ACTCACGCCAATAATTTAAAGACAACTTTAACTGAAGCGAATGCTGAGATAAatacgaatttcaaaaatattctcaAGGAG GGCGCCAGTAAAGCTGGAACATCAACGAAGAATATAGTAACAAGTTACGTAAACAATGTACTAACATCG ATTAATGATACAATAGGTCGATGTTTACCATTGTATAATACATTGAAGGAGGTTAGTGAGGTCGTGTGTCAGAGAATATTACATCCACTA AATGGATTCTGGTTTTCACTCGGTTGGTTTCTGTTTATATCGATATTCAGTGTGATTTGTGGAATTAAACTCGTCGGTCTTTATCGTAAAACAGAGAAATACATCGAGAAAGGGgaagaatatcaaattga cgaTAATTATCAAGGAATTTATCCCGGAGATAACATACCGCTAGAAAA CAATCGGATGCGATCACCTCATCCTTACTATTACTAG